One genomic window of Sphingobacterium oryzagri includes the following:
- the thrA gene encoding bifunctional aspartate kinase/homoserine dehydrogenase I, producing MKVLKFGGTSVGTVESINAVLAIVKKSFEAGEKPLVVLSAMSGVTNLLTTMAENAAARVPFENDLKFLEERHFEVVKKLIAVKYQNPVFTKLKLMLNELEEILQGVSALKELSAQSKDLIVSFGERLSNYMVSKVMEQYVEQASYLDASHYIKTDSNFGNAHVNEEITQQLIQSLGHTHSDKLLFVTGFIGSNEKGRVTTLGRGGSDYTAAIFGAVLDVTAIEIWTDVNGMLTADPRIVKKAFSQPVLSYTEAMELSYFGAKVIYPPTMIPAFLKKIPIVIRNTFEPDFTGTVIQFESGKSAYPIKGISSISDISVINLSGSGMIGKSGFSGRLFTLLAREQINVVLITQSSSEHSITFAVHPDDAKKAVSLIQTEFELELEANKLLTPSVEDNLSVLAIVGENMKRTPGMSGRLFYALGRNGINVRAIAQGSSELNISVIIGKENLEKALNAVHDAFFAQLKKTLNVFNVGTGNIGSTLFRQILEQHDFLVENNDIEIKVAGIANSRKMLFNADGIDLKTWDAQLDADGEVADLAAFIDRMKAMNLPNCVFIDNTASKLPSTYYEDVFKANISIVTCNKIANSGEYAQYALLRDTARKHGVDFFYETNVGAGLPIVRVLKDLMLSGDRIVKIEAILSGTISYIFNNFVGDASFYETVKNAQALGYTEPDPRDDLGGVDFMRKMLILARDAGHQLEPSAVDLGAILPETCLAATSVDDFYAELLKADHYFNALKEQAASENKVIRYIGKLEDGQVSIALEMVGENHPFYALSGSDNIISFTTERYKERPLVVKGPGAGAEVTAAGVFADLVNVGA from the coding sequence ATGAAAGTATTAAAGTTTGGGGGAACATCTGTCGGTACTGTAGAAAGCATAAATGCGGTGCTGGCGATCGTCAAAAAATCATTCGAGGCGGGAGAAAAGCCGTTGGTCGTACTATCGGCAATGTCCGGCGTCACCAATCTGCTTACCACCATGGCGGAGAATGCGGCAGCACGTGTGCCGTTTGAAAACGACCTGAAGTTTCTGGAAGAGCGGCATTTTGAGGTTGTCAAAAAACTGATCGCTGTGAAATATCAAAACCCGGTATTCACTAAACTCAAATTGATGCTGAACGAATTGGAAGAAATCTTGCAAGGCGTCAGCGCGCTGAAAGAATTAAGCGCACAAAGTAAAGACCTTATTGTATCTTTTGGCGAGCGGTTGTCCAACTATATGGTATCCAAAGTAATGGAGCAGTATGTAGAACAAGCGTCTTATCTCGACGCTTCACATTATATAAAAACAGATTCCAATTTTGGAAATGCGCATGTCAACGAAGAAATTACTCAGCAACTTATCCAATCGTTGGGTCATACACATAGCGATAAACTACTCTTTGTAACCGGCTTTATCGGTTCCAACGAAAAAGGAAGGGTAACTACACTCGGTCGCGGCGGATCAGATTACACGGCGGCTATTTTCGGAGCGGTGTTGGATGTAACGGCTATTGAAATCTGGACCGACGTCAATGGTATGCTAACGGCCGATCCGCGCATCGTTAAGAAAGCATTCTCACAACCGGTACTGTCATATACCGAAGCGATGGAGCTTTCCTATTTCGGAGCGAAAGTGATCTATCCCCCGACGATGATCCCAGCTTTTTTAAAGAAAATACCCATTGTCATCCGTAATACCTTTGAGCCAGACTTCACCGGTACAGTGATCCAATTTGAAAGCGGCAAATCGGCCTATCCGATTAAAGGCATATCGTCCATCAGCGATATCTCAGTCATCAACCTTTCGGGCAGCGGTATGATCGGAAAATCAGGTTTTAGCGGCCGACTATTTACGCTGCTGGCGCGCGAACAGATCAATGTGGTATTAATTACTCAGTCGTCTTCGGAACACAGCATTACGTTTGCCGTGCATCCAGACGATGCAAAAAAAGCGGTATCGTTAATCCAAACGGAGTTTGAACTGGAGCTGGAAGCCAACAAATTGTTGACGCCTAGCGTAGAAGACAACCTCTCTGTACTGGCCATCGTGGGCGAAAATATGAAACGCACGCCGGGTATGTCGGGCCGTTTGTTTTACGCACTGGGTAGAAACGGCATCAATGTGCGTGCGATAGCGCAAGGTTCATCCGAGTTAAATATCTCGGTGATTATTGGCAAAGAAAACCTGGAGAAAGCATTGAATGCTGTGCATGATGCTTTTTTTGCACAACTTAAAAAAACCTTGAACGTGTTTAACGTGGGCACAGGAAACATCGGCTCGACGCTTTTTCGTCAAATTCTTGAACAGCACGATTTCCTGGTGGAAAACAACGATATTGAAATTAAAGTGGCGGGTATTGCTAATTCCCGAAAAATGCTGTTTAATGCCGATGGTATCGATCTGAAAACCTGGGATGCGCAGTTGGATGCCGATGGTGAAGTGGCTGATCTGGCCGCCTTTATTGATCGCATGAAGGCGATGAACCTACCTAACTGTGTTTTTATCGACAATACGGCGAGTAAATTGCCATCGACATATTACGAAGATGTTTTTAAAGCCAATATCTCGATCGTTACCTGCAATAAAATAGCCAACTCAGGCGAATATGCGCAATATGCATTGCTTCGCGATACGGCACGCAAGCATGGCGTGGATTTCTTCTACGAAACCAACGTGGGCGCCGGACTTCCGATTGTGCGTGTGCTAAAAGATCTGATGCTCAGCGGTGACCGCATTGTCAAGATTGAAGCCATATTATCGGGTACGATATCGTATATCTTCAACAATTTTGTGGGCGATGCCTCGTTTTACGAAACCGTAAAGAATGCGCAGGCGCTTGGCTATACCGAGCCAGATCCGCGCGACGATTTGGGTGGCGTAGATTTTATGCGCAAAATGTTAATCTTGGCGCGTGATGCTGGTCATCAGTTAGAACCTTCGGCAGTTGATCTGGGCGCTATCTTGCCGGAAACGTGTCTGGCGGCGACATCGGTCGATGATTTTTACGCCGAATTACTGAAAGCCGATCACTATTTTAACGCTTTAAAAGAGCAGGCTGCAAGTGAGAATAAGGTGATCCGCTACATTGGCAAGCTCGAAGATGGACAGGTATCGATTGCGTTAGAAATGGTGGGGGAAAATCATCCGTTTTACGCGCTATCGGGCAGTGATAACATCATATCATTCACGACCGAGCGTTACAAAGAACGACCATTGGTGGTGAAAGGGCCAGGCGCTGGTGCGGAAGTAACCGCAGCAGGCGTATTTGCTGATTTAGTTAATGTTGGAGCTTAA
- a CDS encoding class I SAM-dependent rRNA methyltransferase, with protein sequence MNKVTLHRGKDKAAWQLHPWVFSGAIAQVHGQVDNGAVVEVFNADDEFIAFGVYNSRSRVAVRLLEWNPQRQIDADWWRDRLRRSVGLRNHLLHADNTTIRLVFAEADFLPGLIVDKYGDFISIQVHSSGTERVKAILVDELVALLSPKGIYERSDLKSREHEGLPDTNGLLYGEMPPAFVDVIENGILYQINIVEGQKSGFYCDQRDNRALTALYAKGQRVLDCFCYSGGFTLNALKQGAAAVTSVDSSALAIDTLLQNMTRNGFDSSEHRAVQSDVNKYLRQLGEAGEKFDLIVLDPPKYAPSRSALEKASRAYKDLNRRGLMLLESGGLLATFSCSGAMDIDTFKQVIAWAALDAGREIQFIRQFNQPEDHPIRASFPEGEYLKGLLVRVV encoded by the coding sequence ATGAATAAAGTAACCCTTCACCGAGGAAAAGATAAAGCCGCATGGCAACTCCATCCTTGGGTGTTCTCCGGAGCAATAGCACAAGTCCATGGTCAAGTCGATAATGGTGCCGTCGTTGAAGTATTTAATGCGGATGACGAATTTATCGCTTTCGGTGTGTATAATAGCCGTTCGCGTGTGGCGGTTCGTTTATTGGAGTGGAATCCTCAACGACAGATTGATGCCGATTGGTGGCGCGATCGTTTACGCCGATCGGTAGGTTTGCGGAATCATTTGTTGCATGCTGATAACACCACAATTCGTCTGGTTTTTGCGGAGGCTGATTTCCTGCCCGGGCTAATTGTAGATAAATATGGTGATTTTATTTCGATTCAGGTACATTCTTCAGGCACAGAGCGTGTAAAGGCTATTCTTGTTGACGAACTTGTCGCTTTACTTTCACCCAAAGGCATCTATGAGCGCAGCGATCTCAAATCACGCGAGCATGAAGGACTTCCCGATACCAACGGCTTGTTGTATGGCGAGATGCCGCCAGCATTTGTCGATGTAATCGAAAACGGTATTTTATACCAAATCAATATCGTGGAAGGTCAAAAATCGGGCTTTTACTGCGATCAGCGCGATAATCGCGCATTGACGGCACTTTATGCCAAGGGGCAGCGTGTATTAGATTGCTTTTGTTATTCAGGCGGTTTTACGCTTAATGCGTTGAAGCAAGGCGCGGCAGCTGTCACATCGGTGGATAGTTCGGCACTGGCTATCGATACGCTGTTGCAAAATATGACACGTAATGGCTTTGATAGCAGCGAGCATCGCGCTGTGCAGTCAGATGTTAACAAATACCTGCGTCAGCTAGGCGAGGCGGGCGAGAAGTTTGACCTCATTGTGTTGGATCCGCCAAAATATGCGCCATCGCGCTCTGCCTTGGAAAAGGCATCAAGGGCTTATAAAGATTTGAATCGTCGCGGCTTAATGCTGTTGGAAAGTGGCGGCTTATTGGCGACATTCTCCTGTTCGGGCGCGATGGATATCGATACGTTTAAACAGGTTATCGCCTGGGCAGCGCTGGATGCTGGCCGTGAAATTCAATTTATCAGGCAATTTAATCAGCCTGAAGATCACCCGATAAGGGCTTCCTTCCCAGAGGGAGAATATTTAAAAGGTTTATTAGTAAGAGTCGTTTAG
- the thrC gene encoding threonine synthase, with protein sequence MKLYSTENKALRVSFEEAVFHSLPADKGLYMPEKIPALDPAFIKNIQQYSLQEIAFQIAHTLIGDDIPAAALKAIIEEAINFEAPVKFLDAETAVLELFHGPSYAFKDFGARFMSRVMAHFSKKDDQLLDVLVATSGDTGGAVALGFLGVEGTRVTILYPKGKVSKVQEEQLTTNGQNIRALEVDGTFDDCQALVKTAFNDTSLHTQLRLTSANSINIARLIPQTFYYFWAYAQLKSQGVQDVVFTVPSGNFGNIGAGLLAFKMGLPVTHFVAGTNVNDTVPRFLKKGAYEPKPSVQTLANAMDVGNPSNWVRIQDLFDQDLEAIRSTVSSYTYTDAETTLAMEELYNNYKYVACPHTAIAYLAAKQYKKDHPGNYASVFLSTAHPCKFPDAIAAEVFEQVTLPEGATSLAGKAKLATPLAVDYDAFKAYLLANK encoded by the coding sequence ATGAAACTATACAGTACCGAAAATAAAGCTTTGCGTGTTTCTTTTGAAGAAGCCGTATTCCATTCTCTACCGGCAGACAAAGGCTTGTACATGCCGGAGAAGATTCCAGCCCTAGACCCGGCTTTTATCAAAAATATCCAGCAGTATTCTTTGCAGGAGATTGCTTTTCAGATTGCCCATACCTTGATTGGTGATGATATTCCTGCTGCTGCTTTGAAAGCAATTATCGAAGAGGCTATTAATTTTGAAGCACCGGTGAAATTTCTTGATGCCGAGACTGCCGTACTGGAATTGTTTCACGGCCCATCTTATGCGTTTAAGGATTTTGGCGCGCGGTTTATGAGTAGGGTGATGGCACATTTTTCCAAAAAAGACGATCAATTGCTGGATGTATTGGTGGCGACATCTGGTGATACAGGCGGTGCTGTAGCCCTGGGCTTTCTGGGCGTAGAAGGTACGCGCGTTACTATCTTATATCCGAAAGGAAAAGTCTCGAAGGTACAAGAAGAGCAATTGACCACCAATGGTCAAAATATCCGTGCATTAGAAGTCGATGGGACGTTTGATGATTGCCAGGCTTTGGTAAAGACCGCATTTAACGATACGTCGCTCCATACGCAATTACGATTGACTTCGGCAAACTCCATCAATATCGCGCGATTGATTCCGCAGACTTTCTACTACTTCTGGGCTTATGCGCAGTTGAAATCGCAAGGTGTGCAGGACGTCGTATTTACCGTGCCAAGTGGTAATTTTGGTAATATCGGTGCCGGTTTATTAGCGTTTAAGATGGGCTTGCCCGTTACCCATTTTGTGGCCGGTACGAATGTGAATGATACTGTTCCACGTTTTCTGAAAAAGGGTGCTTATGAGCCAAAACCTTCGGTGCAAACCTTAGCTAACGCGATGGATGTGGGTAATCCGAGCAATTGGGTACGTATTCAGGACTTGTTTGATCAAGATTTGGAAGCCATTCGAAGCACAGTTTCTTCTTACACGTATACCGACGCTGAGACGACGCTTGCGATGGAGGAACTGTATAATAACTACAAGTATGTGGCTTGTCCGCATACGGCCATTGCCTATTTGGCCGCCAAGCAATATAAAAAGGATCATCCGGGAAACTATGCTTCTGTTTTTCTATCCACCGCGCATCCTTGTAAGTTTCCGGATGCAATTGCCGCGGAGGTTTTTGAGCAGGTAACACTCCCGGAAGGCGCTACCTCGCTTGCTGGTAAGGCTAAGTTAGCAACACCGCTGGCGGTAGATTACGATGCTTTTAAAGCTTATTTGCTAGCGAATAAATAA
- a CDS encoding YceI family protein, which produces MKTKIHLALISSILLLSAFSTAWYAQWKIQEDDYVIAFETEKASGKIKGLEGNIVFDPQKPAAAAIDVRVDVNTLATGIWLKNNHAKAEDFFNVEKYPKIHFKSKSVKKAASGYLVDGTLTIKDVSKPVQIPFTFTEKGGSGLFEGTFDINRKDYNLIKNGVGEVVKIAIKLPVTQ; this is translated from the coding sequence ATGAAAACGAAAATCCACCTGGCCTTGATCAGCAGCATCCTGCTCCTGTCGGCTTTTTCCACAGCCTGGTATGCGCAATGGAAAATCCAGGAAGACGACTATGTCATTGCTTTTGAAACAGAGAAGGCAAGCGGCAAGATCAAAGGGCTTGAAGGCAACATTGTATTTGATCCTCAAAAGCCCGCAGCAGCAGCTATTGATGTACGTGTTGATGTCAATACCCTTGCTACCGGTATCTGGCTAAAAAACAACCATGCCAAAGCAGAAGATTTCTTCAACGTGGAAAAATATCCTAAAATACACTTCAAGTCGAAGTCCGTAAAAAAAGCTGCATCGGGTTATCTTGTGGATGGTACGCTGACGATCAAAGACGTGAGTAAGCCTGTACAAATCCCTTTTACCTTTACAGAGAAAGGCGGCAGCGGACTTTTTGAAGGAACTTTTGACATCAACAGAAAAGACTACAACCTGATAAAAAATGGCGTGGGCGAGGTGGTGAAGATAGCGATCAAGCTACCGGTAACGCAGTAA
- a CDS encoding homoserine kinase: MESLEKKQYELDFTKIRESVRVFAPATVANMICGFDILGFAVDYPGDEVAMYRVEEPGVRIRTIVGDDGKLPLDADRNTVSACVKMLLAHLGIQDELGIEIELTKHMPIGSGLGSSSASTVAGLFAVNSLLGNPLSKEELMPFCVEGERLACGHGHADNVAPALMGGITLVRGYQPLDVIKLPVPDELYAGIVFPQVDVPTRDARQLIKEKVLLKDAVTQWGNIAGLIAGLYERDYALISRSMHDVLIEPTRAILIPEFYEMKRIALAAGALSFGISGSGPSVVAIARGKEVAEQAASFIQQHLTQCEIESLKYVSSVNVDGPKLLD; encoded by the coding sequence ATGGAATCTTTAGAAAAAAAACAATACGAACTCGATTTTACCAAGATACGCGAAAGCGTTCGTGTATTTGCCCCGGCTACCGTGGCCAATATGATTTGCGGTTTTGATATTTTAGGTTTTGCGGTCGATTATCCGGGAGATGAAGTCGCCATGTATCGTGTGGAGGAGCCCGGCGTACGCATTCGTACGATTGTTGGCGATGATGGAAAGCTTCCGCTTGACGCCGATCGGAATACAGTGAGCGCCTGCGTGAAGATGTTATTAGCACATCTTGGCATTCAGGATGAATTGGGTATCGAGATCGAGCTGACAAAGCATATGCCGATAGGAAGTGGCCTGGGATCAAGCTCAGCAAGTACGGTTGCCGGTCTCTTTGCGGTGAATAGCTTGTTAGGCAATCCGCTATCTAAAGAGGAGCTGATGCCGTTTTGTGTGGAAGGTGAGCGGCTTGCCTGCGGTCATGGCCACGCGGATAATGTAGCACCAGCATTGATGGGCGGCATTACACTGGTACGCGGTTATCAACCGTTGGATGTGATTAAGCTGCCCGTTCCGGATGAATTGTATGCCGGTATTGTCTTTCCGCAAGTGGATGTGCCCACGCGTGATGCGCGGCAACTCATCAAGGAAAAAGTATTGCTGAAAGACGCGGTTACCCAGTGGGGAAACATCGCCGGTTTGATCGCCGGACTTTATGAGCGTGATTACGCGCTGATTAGTCGTAGTATGCACGATGTGCTTATTGAGCCCACGCGGGCCATATTGATTCCCGAATTTTACGAGATGAAACGCATAGCGCTCGCTGCGGGTGCGTTGAGCTTCGGAATTTCCGGCTCAGGTCCATCGGTAGTGGCTATTGCTCGTGGCAAAGAAGTTGCGGAGCAAGCGGCCAGCTTCATTCAACAGCATCTTACCCAGTGCGAAATAGAAAGTCTTAAATATGTGTCATCTGTCAATGTAGACGGACCAAAACTGTTGGATTAA